The Sulfurospirillum halorespirans DSM 13726 genome has a window encoding:
- the aspA gene encoding aspartate ammonia-lyase: MRTRIEHDLIGDKEISNACYYGVQTARAMENFHITGVTLGSFPTFIESIAKVKKAAALANFELELLAENKKNAIVQACEAIIAGKFHDQFVVDMIQGGAGTSTNMNANEVIANIGLEILGHQKGEYIYLHPNNDVNLSQSTNDAYPTALRVALYEKLGELGESMAIIKNSFAKKASEFKDVIKMGRTQLQDAVPMTLEQEFRTYAVMIGEDIQRVHEARQLVREINMGATAIGTGINAHPDYAKTVEDKLQEVTGRPFITAGDLIEATQDTGAYVQISGVLKRVATKMSKICNDLRLLSSGPRTGFGEINLPAMQPGSSIMPGKVNPVIPEVVNQVCFQVIGTDIAVTMACEAGQLQLNVFEPLIAYNLFNSVNMMKNAFEALAYTCVDGITANKEHCKNLVLNSIGLVTALNPYLGYENSTIVAKEALETGGSVYDIVLAKGLLAKEELDEIIKPENMIQPHNFGLSEKNKFEKL, translated from the coding sequence GTGCGTACTCGAATCGAACATGATCTTATCGGCGATAAAGAGATTTCTAATGCGTGTTATTACGGTGTTCAAACGGCGCGAGCTATGGAGAACTTTCACATCACGGGGGTGACACTGGGAAGCTTTCCTACTTTCATTGAGTCCATCGCCAAAGTTAAAAAAGCGGCAGCGCTTGCCAATTTTGAGTTAGAACTTTTAGCAGAGAACAAGAAAAATGCGATCGTGCAGGCGTGCGAAGCCATTATCGCGGGTAAATTCCATGACCAGTTTGTGGTCGATATGATCCAAGGAGGGGCTGGAACTTCGACCAATATGAACGCGAATGAAGTGATCGCCAACATTGGTTTAGAGATTTTGGGGCACCAAAAAGGCGAATACATCTACCTGCATCCCAACAACGACGTCAACCTTTCGCAATCCACCAATGATGCTTACCCAACCGCCCTTCGCGTCGCACTGTATGAAAAACTAGGTGAGCTTGGCGAGTCGATGGCAATCATTAAAAACTCGTTTGCTAAAAAAGCGAGTGAGTTCAAAGATGTCATCAAGATGGGGCGAACCCAACTCCAAGACGCGGTTCCTATGACGTTAGAGCAAGAGTTTCGAACTTACGCCGTGATGATCGGCGAGGACATCCAACGTGTGCATGAAGCAAGACAGTTAGTACGTGAGATCAATATGGGAGCTACCGCGATTGGAACGGGCATCAACGCGCATCCTGATTATGCTAAAACCGTGGAAGATAAACTGCAAGAGGTGACGGGGCGTCCGTTTATCACCGCGGGTGATTTGATCGAAGCGACGCAAGATACGGGCGCTTACGTGCAAATATCGGGTGTTTTGAAACGCGTCGCGACTAAAATGTCCAAAATCTGCAATGATCTTCGTCTTTTAAGTTCAGGCCCAAGGACGGGTTTTGGCGAGATCAATTTACCTGCGATGCAACCAGGTAGCTCCATTATGCCTGGCAAAGTCAACCCTGTTATTCCCGAAGTCGTGAACCAAGTCTGTTTCCAAGTCATCGGCACTGACATCGCCGTGACGATGGCGTGTGAAGCGGGACAACTGCAACTCAATGTTTTTGAGCCACTCATCGCTTACAATCTTTTCAACTCGGTCAATATGATGAAAAACGCCTTTGAAGCACTCGCGTATACCTGCGTGGATGGCATCACGGCAAACAAAGAGCACTGCAAAAATTTGGTGCTCAACAGCATCGGTCTTGTCACGGCACTCAATCCTTACTTAGGCTACGAAAACTCCACCATCGTTGCCAAAGAGGCGTTAGAAACTGGCGGTTCGGTGTATGACATCGTTTTAGCCAAAGGGTTGCTCGCCAAAGAAGAGTTGGATGAGATCATCAAGCCAGAAAACATGATCCAACCCCACAATTTCGGTCTTTCCGAGAAAAATAAGTTCGAAAAACTCTAA
- a CDS encoding class I SAM-dependent methyltransferase — MMKGLVNWELLHRNRFAMQGDPKTPGIDWNTITEMYDGMAKLEKAFTQKQVDAMMITKDDTVVDIGCGPGRLTVPMAKKAKSVTCVDAYEKMLERCMHNAKHEGLDNVTPLFQSWLDEDAVSKIGKHDIAIASRSVGMFDLIKLNQLATKYVFVMSFANAPSLREIQLDFLEGISDIPAPKPRPDARMFDYNVTFNMIYDMGANPSVVVLDDGFERFYTTKEDAYEDLRFLGTILPEHEERYRANVDRYLDVLEDGRIHLLRTTKTYVMWWKPCEIKL; from the coding sequence ATGATGAAAGGGTTAGTAAACTGGGAACTCCTCCATCGCAATCGTTTTGCAATGCAAGGAGATCCTAAAACGCCAGGAATTGACTGGAACACTATTACAGAGATGTACGATGGCATGGCAAAACTTGAAAAGGCTTTTACCCAAAAACAGGTGGATGCTATGATGATTACCAAAGATGACACGGTTGTGGACATTGGCTGCGGCCCTGGACGTTTAACTGTTCCGATGGCAAAAAAAGCCAAATCGGTGACGTGTGTGGACGCGTATGAAAAGATGCTAGAGCGTTGCATGCACAATGCTAAACATGAGGGGCTTGATAATGTCACGCCTCTGTTTCAAAGCTGGCTTGATGAGGATGCGGTCTCAAAAATTGGCAAGCACGACATCGCCATAGCTTCGCGCTCCGTGGGCATGTTTGATCTGATTAAACTCAACCAACTCGCAACCAAATACGTCTTTGTGATGAGTTTTGCCAATGCACCAAGCCTGAGGGAAATTCAACTCGATTTTTTAGAAGGCATTAGCGATATTCCCGCACCCAAACCACGCCCCGATGCACGCATGTTTGATTATAACGTGACGTTTAATATGATCTACGACATGGGTGCCAATCCTAGTGTTGTCGTGTTGGACGATGGATTTGAGCGATTTTACACCACCAAAGAAGACGCGTATGAAGATTTACGCTTTTTAGGAACGATTTTGCCTGAACACGAAGAGCGGTACCGTGCAAATGTTGATCGCTATTTAGATGTATTAGAAGATGGGCGAATACATTTGCTTCGCACAACCAAAACCTATGTGATGTGGTGGAAACCATGCGAAATCAAACTGTAA
- the aspA gene encoding aspartate ammonia-lyase, with protein sequence MSTRIEHDLIGDKEISNECYYGVQTARAAENFHITGITLAKFPTFITSLAKVKKAAALANFELGLLAENKKNVICEACDEIIGGQYHDQFVVDMFQGGAGTSTNMNANEVIANIGLEKMGHKKGDYKYLHPNNDVNLSQSTNDAYPTALRVALFEKLGELTVSMSIIKNSFAKKALEFKDIIKMGRTQLQDAVPMTLEQEFRTYSVMIGEDIQRVIEAQQLMREMNLGATAIGTGINAHPDYAKTVEGKLQEVTGRPFVTAGDLVEATQDTGAYVQISGVLKRVATKMSKICNDLRLLSSGPRTGFGEINLPAMQPGSSIMPGKVNPVMPEVVNQVCFQVIGTDVAVTMACEGGQLQLNVFEPVIAFNLFNSVNMMKNAFEALAYTCVDGITANKEHCKNLVLNSIGLVTALNPFIGYENSTSVAKEALETGGSVYDIVLARGLLAKAELDDIIKPENMIKPRTYDKK encoded by the coding sequence ATGTCAACTAGAATAGAACACGATCTAATCGGCGATAAAGAAATATCGAACGAATGTTATTATGGCGTGCAAACAGCGCGCGCAGCGGAAAACTTCCACATTACAGGTATCACACTTGCAAAATTCCCAACCTTCATCACTTCCCTTGCTAAAGTAAAAAAAGCGGCAGCTCTTGCCAACTTTGAACTAGGACTTCTTGCAGAGAACAAAAAAAATGTGATTTGTGAAGCGTGCGATGAGATCATCGGCGGTCAATACCATGACCAATTTGTGGTCGACATGTTCCAAGGCGGAGCAGGTACCTCCACTAACATGAATGCGAACGAAGTCATCGCAAACATCGGACTTGAAAAAATGGGTCACAAAAAAGGTGACTACAAATACCTTCACCCAAACAATGACGTCAACTTGTCTCAATCCACCAACGATGCGTACCCAACCGCACTTCGTGTAGCTCTTTTTGAAAAACTTGGCGAACTTACCGTTTCGATGAGTATCATCAAAAATTCATTTGCTAAAAAAGCATTAGAGTTTAAAGACATCATCAAAATGGGTCGTACCCAACTTCAAGATGCCGTTCCTATGACACTTGAACAAGAATTCAGAACCTATTCCGTTATGATCGGTGAAGACATTCAACGTGTGATTGAAGCGCAACAATTGATGCGTGAAATGAACCTTGGTGCCACAGCGATTGGTACAGGAATTAACGCTCACCCTGATTATGCAAAAACCGTTGAAGGCAAACTTCAAGAAGTAACAGGACGCCCTTTTGTAACGGCAGGTGATCTTGTTGAAGCAACACAAGATACAGGTGCTTATGTACAAATCTCTGGTGTTCTTAAACGTGTAGCAACAAAAATGTCAAAAATTTGTAATGACCTTCGTTTATTAAGCTCAGGCCCAAGAACAGGTTTTGGCGAAATCAATCTTCCAGCAATGCAACCAGGTAGTTCAATTATGCCAGGTAAAGTTAACCCAGTTATGCCTGAGGTTGTGAACCAAGTATGTTTCCAAGTTATCGGTACAGACGTTGCGGTTACTATGGCATGCGAAGGTGGTCAACTACAACTTAACGTCTTTGAGCCTGTTATCGCGTTCAACCTTTTCAACTCTGTAAACATGATGAAAAACGCATTTGAGGCATTGGCTTACACCTGCGTTGATGGCATCACAGCAAACAAAGAGCACTGCAAAAATTTGGTCCTTAACAGCATCGGTCTTGTGACAGCGCTTAATCCTTTCATCGGGTATGAAAACTCAACTTCGGTTGCCAAAGAAGCGCTTGAGACAGGCGGTTCAGTCTATGACATCGTTCTTGCGCGTGGTCTTTTAGCAAAAGCAGAGCTTGATGACATCATCAAACCCGAAAATATGATCAAGCCTCGTACCTACGACAAAAAGTAA
- a CDS encoding TonB-dependent siderophore receptor, translating to MKNNCLKGLSVVLVTALCATSALCEESGEKTSVTLESVVVSTQRFQELEGGIADGFLTKDVAMGALGDKRAFDVPYQVNTIPKEIIKNQRSQGLEDVIKYIPSAQIEWRGGADVGRPQTRGMRGDVVANSYWDGLHVVSTTATPMAMFDSLQIQNGLAGSLYGAANPSGIYNFERKRPTKEYENSLLLTYGESGHGEAEMDVGGRFNDKIGYRGVFVGGDGEGYVEGSNLRRQLISTGLDFYLTDRLTLETNFSYYKYIKEGYTGQFNMPYTALGVARYTLPDAYDAADEKYAQKNAGRELTTTTYSGKLKYDIADHWYAEGGYLTQRADRALYGLTNTFNSNNGTYTSSTVNPSTAAGRFELDSYMGYIKTKQDFLGFENDIAMGGNGYIWDIYSTNNTNGKRYVSSTTDVKTLTLGDTIKLNDQWQVLLSTNKSWIGTEAYNTSGATTSDVSKSGYSYAASVIYQPIENLSVYITYADSIQPGESGTDINGVTRTLDPYRSKQYEVGAKLALEYVDLSTALFQIERPTAYTGYDGVFEEQGEQTNKGIEFMASGKLTNSVALFGGVTFMDTEINGAKIANINNKQALGMPEWQANLLVEYTIPSFEELVLSSNFHYTGERAIDPANTQWADEYFTIDLGARYATKKLLGDRTIFRLSVNNITDEKYWGGIFASNGLDGNSVAGSTSLFLGEPRNITASVEVRF from the coding sequence GTGAAAAATAACTGTTTGAAGGGGTTGAGCGTTGTACTTGTGACCGCTTTATGTGCTACAAGTGCTTTGTGCGAAGAGAGTGGAGAGAAAACCAGTGTAACGCTTGAAAGTGTTGTTGTCTCGACGCAACGTTTTCAGGAGTTAGAAGGTGGCATCGCCGATGGTTTTCTAACCAAAGATGTTGCGATGGGAGCTCTTGGTGATAAAAGAGCGTTTGATGTGCCGTATCAGGTCAATACCATTCCGAAAGAAATCATTAAAAATCAACGTTCTCAAGGGTTAGAAGATGTTATCAAATACATTCCTTCTGCCCAAATTGAGTGGCGCGGAGGTGCCGATGTGGGTCGCCCTCAAACCAGAGGTATGCGGGGTGACGTGGTTGCCAATAGTTATTGGGATGGTCTGCATGTTGTCTCTACGACCGCAACACCAATGGCGATGTTTGATAGCCTTCAAATTCAAAATGGATTGGCAGGCTCTCTTTACGGTGCTGCCAATCCTTCGGGTATTTATAATTTTGAACGAAAACGTCCAACCAAAGAGTATGAGAACTCTTTACTTTTAACATATGGTGAAAGTGGGCATGGCGAAGCTGAAATGGATGTGGGTGGTAGGTTTAATGACAAAATAGGCTACAGAGGCGTTTTTGTTGGAGGCGATGGCGAAGGGTATGTTGAGGGAAGTAATCTTAGACGACAACTCATCTCAACAGGGCTTGATTTTTACCTTACAGATAGGCTGACATTGGAGACGAATTTTAGTTACTATAAATACATAAAAGAAGGCTATACAGGACAGTTTAACATGCCTTATACTGCACTGGGTGTTGCTAGGTACACGCTTCCTGATGCGTATGACGCTGCTGATGAGAAGTATGCGCAAAAAAATGCGGGAAGAGAGCTTACCACAACAACCTACAGCGGGAAACTCAAATACGATATAGCCGATCATTGGTACGCAGAAGGCGGTTACCTCACACAAAGAGCCGATAGAGCACTGTATGGATTAACCAATACCTTTAATTCTAACAATGGAACTTATACCAGCTCAACGGTCAATCCTTCGACTGCTGCAGGGCGATTTGAGCTTGACAGTTACATGGGCTATATCAAAACAAAACAAGACTTTTTAGGTTTTGAAAATGACATTGCAATGGGTGGTAACGGCTATATTTGGGATATTTACAGTACAAATAATACCAATGGTAAGCGCTATGTCTCCTCTACAACCGATGTCAAAACTTTAACCTTGGGCGATACGATCAAACTCAATGACCAATGGCAGGTACTTCTTTCGACCAATAAAAGTTGGATTGGCACGGAAGCGTACAACACATCAGGTGCAACGACTTCGGATGTCTCTAAGAGTGGGTACAGCTATGCTGCTAGTGTAATTTATCAACCGATTGAAAATTTAAGCGTGTACATTACGTATGCAGACAGTATCCAACCAGGTGAATCTGGAACAGATATTAATGGTGTGACGCGAACACTTGATCCTTACCGAAGCAAGCAGTATGAAGTGGGTGCCAAACTTGCCCTTGAATATGTTGATCTTTCCACCGCACTTTTCCAAATTGAGCGACCGACTGCGTATACCGGCTATGATGGTGTGTTTGAAGAACAAGGTGAACAAACGAACAAGGGTATTGAATTTATGGCTTCAGGAAAGCTGACCAATTCAGTGGCTCTTTTTGGAGGCGTAACCTTTATGGATACCGAAATTAACGGTGCAAAAATAGCCAATATCAATAACAAACAAGCCCTTGGTATGCCAGAGTGGCAAGCGAATCTTTTGGTTGAATACACCATTCCAAGCTTTGAAGAACTCGTGCTAAGTAGCAATTTTCACTACACAGGCGAGCGAGCGATTGACCCTGCTAATACGCAATGGGCGGATGAGTATTTCACGATTGATTTAGGAGCTCGCTATGCCACTAAAAAACTTTTAGGCGATCGAACAATTTTTAGACTCTCTGTCAATAACATTACTGATGAAAAATATTGGGGAGGCATCTTTGCAAGTAATGGATTGGATGGTAATAGCGTTGCAGGTTCAACCAGCCTTTTCCTAGGTGAACCACGCAATATTACCGCTTCAGTTGAAGTTAGATTTTAA
- a CDS encoding TolC family protein: protein MIAKLNNFLTQKDSSSIDTNNVTLKQAVVTAIKSNYRIRQAQERIVQADYSTQEAYADFLPQVDIASTGTRKDNRGFDEQKYEQARGDLTTTYNLFSSGMHSETVAKTKITRKEQEERLKGTLEEEISKVIDAYFSVAYGSMAVEVNKNNYDKLLRILDIVKIKRELGAATVGDESSIQASVSNAKTALINTESAYNNAKDYYEFLTHAKVEDLTPTELSFETNLSAFDEIFEEIKKQNTDLNILETQIKGKQKEIVINNATQGLKIDFSMTNSKRFKDDNLPTTSPSEGQNSDFIAELTFKINLYDGGRTEAKSAKLLSETSALIYNLEYTKQDTKWNSQKLFNSVQTNVKTIDTLSTEIDASRRMAEAYWEKFRLSSQDLVTLLQAQRQVNSAELEKLRSEKARVVDYFSLLSKQGKLVEYFGF, encoded by the coding sequence ATGATTGCAAAATTAAATAATTTTTTAACGCAAAAAGACTCTTCTTCCATCGACACCAACAATGTTACGCTAAAGCAAGCGGTTGTGACGGCAATTAAATCAAATTATCGCATTAGGCAAGCACAAGAGCGTATTGTGCAGGCTGATTATTCGACGCAAGAAGCGTATGCCGACTTTTTGCCCCAAGTCGATATTGCATCTACTGGAACACGTAAAGATAACCGAGGATTTGATGAGCAAAAATACGAACAAGCCAGAGGTGATTTGACAACAACCTACAATCTTTTTTCATCCGGTATGCACAGTGAAACGGTTGCAAAAACAAAAATTACACGCAAAGAACAAGAAGAGCGCTTAAAAGGGACACTCGAAGAGGAAATATCCAAAGTTATTGATGCTTATTTCAGTGTTGCCTACGGGAGTATGGCAGTCGAAGTCAATAAAAATAACTACGATAAACTGTTGCGAATTCTTGATATCGTAAAAATAAAAAGAGAGTTAGGCGCAGCAACCGTAGGAGATGAAAGTTCTATTCAGGCGAGTGTTTCTAATGCCAAAACAGCACTGATTAATACGGAGTCCGCTTACAATAATGCCAAAGATTATTATGAATTTCTAACCCATGCAAAGGTTGAAGATCTGACACCAACAGAGCTCTCCTTTGAAACGAACCTTTCTGCGTTTGATGAGATATTTGAAGAGATTAAAAAACAAAATACGGATTTAAATATCCTTGAAACTCAGATTAAAGGTAAGCAAAAAGAGATTGTGATCAATAATGCAACCCAAGGACTGAAAATTGATTTTTCAATGACAAATTCTAAGCGATTTAAAGATGATAATTTACCCACGACAAGCCCATCAGAGGGTCAAAACAGTGATTTTATAGCCGAGCTTACTTTTAAGATCAATTTGTATGATGGAGGACGAACAGAGGCCAAGTCTGCTAAATTGTTAAGTGAAACATCAGCATTAATTTATAACCTTGAGTACACAAAGCAAGATACAAAATGGAATTCCCAAAAACTGTTTAATTCAGTCCAAACGAATGTTAAAACGATTGATACCCTAAGTACAGAGATAGACGCGAGCCGTAGAATGGCGGAGGCTTACTGGGAAAAATTTAGGCTTTCGAGCCAAGATCTCGTGACACTGCTTCAAGCACAACGGCAAGTCAATAGTGCTGAATTGGAAAAATTAAGAAGTGAAAAAGCGCGTGTCGTTGATTATTTCTCTCTGCTTTCTAAGCAAGGCAAGCTCGTAGAATATTTTGGCTTTTAA
- a CDS encoding ABC transporter substrate-binding protein: MRNQTVILRAILFLACLLLVSSGYADEGFRMVKDSDAKEVAVPLHIKRVTPLIGAFAQVTCMLGAEGKIASSVPRLSEMFYTIFPSVKQNSASTNLSSSIEALIASKTQVVFGPTSFFLSEANVAQLQASGITVVKISSFATIEEIKESIRLIAEILGEDAPQKAQAFNRYYDTMLQEVQKRTSTVSHKLAVLALNFSAGNYSTINDNDIGAQYIKIAGGNNVASDYAVDTKEMVKIINAEQVLVWNPDVIITNSNPSRDVIVSNPAFQTLSAIKNKRVYVVPTGVYLWSVRSAEGALQPLWLGKMFYPERFADISMEQEVKQFYKTFYHYEASDAEVKMILEGAEKTLLR; the protein is encoded by the coding sequence ATGCGAAATCAAACTGTAATACTTCGCGCTATTCTTTTTTTAGCGTGTTTACTTTTGGTTTCATCTGGTTACGCCGATGAGGGGTTTCGCATGGTTAAAGACAGCGACGCAAAAGAGGTCGCTGTTCCTTTACATATAAAAAGAGTCACCCCACTCATTGGCGCATTTGCACAGGTGACATGTATGCTTGGCGCTGAGGGAAAAATAGCCTCCAGTGTTCCCAGACTCTCGGAGATGTTTTACACCATTTTTCCCTCAGTAAAGCAAAATAGTGCAAGCACCAATCTTTCCTCCAGTATCGAAGCACTCATCGCTTCTAAAACACAAGTCGTCTTTGGCCCAACATCGTTTTTTCTTAGTGAAGCCAATGTTGCGCAACTTCAAGCTTCAGGCATCACGGTTGTCAAGATCAGTAGCTTCGCAACCATAGAAGAGATCAAAGAGAGCATACGTCTTATCGCGGAGATTTTAGGTGAGGATGCCCCTCAAAAAGCGCAAGCGTTTAACCGCTACTACGACACAATGCTCCAAGAGGTGCAAAAACGCACGTCCACGGTTTCACACAAGCTCGCTGTCTTAGCGCTGAACTTTTCAGCAGGCAATTACTCCACGATCAATGACAATGACATTGGCGCGCAGTACATCAAAATCGCAGGTGGAAACAATGTTGCGAGTGATTACGCGGTTGACACAAAAGAGATGGTGAAGATCATCAACGCAGAACAGGTTTTGGTCTGGAATCCTGATGTCATCATCACGAACAGCAACCCCAGTCGCGATGTCATTGTAAGCAATCCCGCTTTTCAAACACTGAGTGCGATCAAAAACAAACGCGTCTACGTCGTTCCCACAGGCGTTTATCTTTGGTCGGTTCGTAGTGCCGAAGGGGCTCTGCAACCCTTATGGCTTGGGAAGATGTTTTACCCTGAACGCTTTGCCGATATTTCAATGGAGCAGGAGGTGAAGCAGTTTTACAAAACGTTTTATCACTACGAAGCATCGGATGCGGAAGTCAAAATGATTTTAGAGGGCGCTGAGAAAACGTTGCTTAGGTAG
- a CDS encoding MotA/TolQ/ExbB proton channel family protein — MKRIKVLKAYLIIWLFILYIVYTNAELLTVFFMATVIFSTSILGLLIVGTLYQIVSGYGIMMLGGTFGALAYKKTGYEFYIKSIDSLLPANIAHMLITRKSQQQMLFTQDESRNIIDWLDSKFRKQKSYINFFINTSMLIGLLGTFVGLVEAIDNMGQIILGLNGDIDIKQIMQDFSGPLSGMAIGFGASLFGVVSAVILGINGYILFRSQDTLISGVEDWLKNRIIDIAPEALGQATTGSTVALPEQRRSFIDLFLEQMTSFTQEVSKLTQSNENFHVMAQTLSSIKNVMEEQHQTLQTITHQQRGYEEKFDHLVTHIIQRDKTLEVHYDQEVVINTQQTELLTQHASSLQTISRTLEDTSHKIDVQQTTTQSLVTLNEQILHVNEETHQRSFVAVAELKDSMSHESEKVIQTLTQNESKLGQMIERVVETNHQLSEIFTHVSASAQTLSLIATTQNSQFDESVRAYAQMQHQLDTLDVTLHEEIKYVELFTHQSREDSHQMILNQENAYHLFEGIHSSIEQTQQTLARVGEIQETFKLESLNASSDLRGAIGEVEHAISRNKQSLESLLVAHEAFHASYVETQKESHETQKNSMVQEKELLDTVVSNLLALEQTAQLSLAQNKAFEETYFIQSAESARNMIAQLSQKIESTQHHVVLMEQSLKNIEDIIARLDQQNTLHGPSVADEIKGFFGSLFTKNQ, encoded by the coding sequence ATGAAACGTATTAAAGTCCTCAAAGCTTATTTGATTATCTGGCTCTTCATTCTTTACATTGTTTATACAAATGCTGAACTCCTCACTGTTTTCTTCATGGCAACGGTTATTTTTAGTACCTCAATTTTAGGTTTGCTCATTGTTGGAACCCTCTATCAAATAGTGAGCGGCTATGGCATCATGATGTTGGGTGGAACGTTTGGCGCACTTGCGTATAAAAAAACAGGGTATGAATTTTACATTAAAAGTATCGATTCTCTTTTGCCTGCGAATATTGCCCATATGCTGATCACTCGAAAGAGCCAACAGCAGATGCTTTTTACCCAAGACGAATCTCGTAATATTATTGATTGGCTTGATAGTAAATTTCGCAAACAAAAATCGTATATTAACTTTTTTATCAATACGTCTATGTTGATTGGTTTGCTTGGTACCTTTGTGGGACTGGTTGAAGCGATTGATAATATGGGGCAAATTATTTTAGGGCTCAATGGCGATATTGATATCAAGCAGATTATGCAAGATTTTTCAGGACCACTTTCGGGTATGGCTATTGGATTTGGTGCTTCCCTTTTTGGTGTTGTTTCTGCTGTTATTTTAGGCATCAATGGTTACATTCTGTTTCGATCACAAGATACCTTGATTAGTGGCGTTGAGGATTGGTTAAAAAACAGAATTATTGATATAGCACCTGAAGCGTTAGGTCAAGCGACGACTGGTTCAACCGTTGCTTTGCCTGAACAACGTAGAAGTTTCATTGACCTTTTCCTTGAGCAGATGACGAGCTTTACACAGGAAGTTTCAAAACTGACACAATCAAATGAAAACTTTCATGTAATGGCGCAAACGCTCTCTTCTATCAAAAATGTGATGGAAGAACAGCATCAGACATTGCAAACCATTACCCATCAGCAAAGAGGGTATGAAGAAAAATTTGATCATCTTGTGACGCATATTATCCAAAGAGATAAGACATTAGAGGTACACTATGATCAAGAAGTCGTTATAAACACCCAGCAAACAGAGCTTTTAACACAGCATGCGTCATCCCTTCAAACCATTAGCCGTACACTCGAAGATACCAGCCATAAAATAGATGTTCAGCAAACCACGACGCAATCCTTGGTAACCCTGAATGAGCAAATCTTACATGTAAACGAAGAAACCCATCAACGATCCTTCGTAGCGGTTGCAGAGCTTAAAGACAGTATGTCGCATGAGAGTGAAAAAGTGATTCAGACGTTAACTCAAAACGAAAGTAAATTAGGTCAGATGATTGAACGGGTTGTGGAGACAAACCATCAATTATCAGAAATCTTTACACACGTGAGTGCGAGTGCTCAAACACTCTCCTTAATCGCGACAACCCAAAATAGTCAGTTTGATGAGAGTGTCCGCGCGTATGCTCAAATGCAACACCAGCTTGATACGCTGGATGTAACGCTCCATGAAGAGATAAAATATGTAGAGCTTTTCACGCATCAATCACGTGAAGATAGCCATCAAATGATCCTTAACCAAGAAAATGCCTATCATCTTTTTGAAGGGATACATAGCTCAATCGAGCAAACACAGCAGACACTTGCTCGTGTGGGTGAAATACAAGAGACATTTAAACTCGAATCATTGAACGCTTCGAGTGATCTTCGTGGAGCGATTGGAGAGGTTGAACATGCCATTAGTCGAAATAAGCAGTCGTTAGAATCTCTTTTGGTGGCACACGAAGCTTTTCATGCCAGCTATGTAGAGACTCAAAAAGAGAGCCATGAGACACAAAAAAATAGTATGGTGCAAGAGAAGGAGCTTCTTGATACGGTCGTATCCAATCTTTTAGCACTAGAACAAACAGCGCAGCTCTCGTTAGCTCAAAATAAGGCATTTGAAGAGACCTATTTTATTCAAAGTGCTGAAAGTGCGCGTAACATGATTGCTCAACTGAGCCAGAAAATTGAGAGTACACAACATCACGTGGTTCTTATGGAGCAGTCACTTAAAAATATTGAAGATATTATAGCGCGCCTTGATCAACAAAATACACTTCATGGCCCCAGCGTTGCGGACGAAATCAAAGGCTTTTTTGGCTCTTTGTTTACGAAAAATCAGTAA